From a single Bryobacter aggregatus MPL3 genomic region:
- a CDS encoding ABC transporter permease subunit, translating to MDYALWRRQIFAIVQLEWKKTLFSRRGIWVYALAFLPALLFGINAYRVKLVRAEQERVQIAVPNAGAASARIAMGMKTQAVADLLRDAEVTYSRFSRGRRLEIIRYSDGANSYDLIFREGELSNKRRRNQGLLSDDILAFAGVYQYFFLRLAIFFGCVGIFMNLFRGEMLDQSLHYYLLAPVRREVLMVGKYLAGLLATALIFVSSTALQLYLMLSAHSSKEMSDYLANGGSAHILQYMGVTALGCVGYGSIFLAAGLVMKNPMIAAATILFWESINWFLPAMLKKFSVIFYLQSLCPIVAPLNSDIPDALKILVSTAAPTPGPLAVAGLFAVSIAVLGIASIYARKIEINYGAD from the coding sequence ATGGATTACGCACTCTGGCGCCGCCAGATCTTCGCCATCGTGCAACTGGAGTGGAAGAAGACCCTCTTCTCCCGCCGTGGCATTTGGGTCTATGCGCTTGCTTTCTTGCCCGCTCTGTTGTTCGGCATCAATGCATATCGCGTGAAGTTGGTCCGGGCCGAACAGGAGCGGGTGCAAATTGCAGTCCCCAATGCCGGCGCGGCCAGTGCACGGATCGCAATGGGAATGAAAACGCAAGCGGTGGCCGATCTCTTGAGAGATGCGGAGGTAACGTATAGCCGATTCAGCAGAGGCCGCCGCCTCGAAATCATCCGCTACAGCGATGGCGCCAACTCCTACGACCTCATCTTCCGCGAAGGGGAACTCAGCAATAAACGGCGCCGCAATCAGGGGCTACTGAGTGATGACATTCTCGCCTTTGCCGGGGTCTATCAATACTTCTTTCTGCGCCTGGCCATCTTCTTCGGCTGCGTTGGTATCTTCATGAATCTCTTTCGCGGTGAGATGCTGGACCAGAGCCTCCACTACTATCTGCTCGCTCCGGTGCGCCGCGAAGTGCTGATGGTGGGGAAGTATCTGGCAGGCCTTCTGGCCACCGCGCTGATCTTCGTCAGTAGTACAGCCTTGCAGCTCTATCTGATGCTGAGCGCGCATTCCTCAAAGGAGATGAGCGACTATCTGGCGAACGGCGGCTCGGCACACATCCTGCAATACATGGGCGTCACCGCCTTAGGTTGTGTCGGCTATGGCAGCATCTTCCTTGCCGCCGGACTCGTGATGAAGAACCCGATGATCGCCGCTGCCACGATTCTATTCTGGGAGAGCATCAACTGGTTTCTTCCAGCGATGCTCAAGAAGTTCAGCGTCATCTTTTATCTGCAGTCACTGTGTCCCATTGTTGCGCCGTTGAACAGCGACATCCCCGATGCCTTAAAGATCCTGGTGTCGACGGCAGCGCCCACCCCGGGCCCACTTGCGGTGGCAGGACTCTTTGCTGTCTCCATCGCCGTACTTGGCATTGCGTCGATCTACGCCCGGAAAATCGAGATCAACTACGGCGCAGACTAG
- a CDS encoding LysR family transcriptional regulator, protein MLPVVQLEHMRLFRDIAHSRSVSRGAQLNKVSQSAASQHLQELERVFGIVLLDRSTRPIRVTPAGQAYLEFCREVLRRKVEFEAEIDELKRSTSGEVRVASIYSVGLSKMNRLEQEFRERYKDSQLRVEYLRPEKVYEAVREERADIGLVSYPLSNREVKALPWRNEQMVLAMSNGHVLANMKRVTPARLDAMAFVAFDRDLPIRKDIDTYLKENGAEVDVVMNFDNMQMVKEAVELGSGVSIVPRAMIEKELDEGRVKAAELSPSLIRPLGIIHRRNSKMSRAVKAFLDLLQEHAELK, encoded by the coding sequence ATGCTTCCTGTCGTGCAATTGGAACATATGCGGCTGTTCCGTGATATCGCTCACAGTCGGAGCGTGAGTCGCGGAGCGCAACTGAATAAGGTCAGCCAAAGTGCGGCCAGCCAACACCTGCAGGAGCTGGAACGGGTTTTTGGCATCGTCTTGCTCGATCGAAGCACCCGTCCCATCCGGGTGACCCCGGCCGGGCAGGCGTACCTGGAATTCTGCCGCGAAGTGCTACGGCGCAAGGTGGAGTTTGAGGCCGAGATTGACGAGTTGAAGCGATCGACGAGCGGGGAAGTGCGGGTGGCTTCGATCTACTCGGTTGGCCTGTCGAAGATGAATCGCCTGGAACAGGAATTCCGCGAGCGCTACAAGGACTCCCAATTGCGGGTGGAGTACCTGCGTCCGGAAAAAGTTTATGAGGCGGTGCGCGAGGAGCGTGCCGACATCGGACTGGTGAGTTATCCTCTGTCCAATCGGGAAGTGAAAGCGCTGCCCTGGCGCAACGAGCAAATGGTCCTGGCCATGTCGAACGGTCATGTCCTGGCGAACATGAAACGTGTCACTCCTGCCCGGCTCGATGCCATGGCCTTCGTTGCCTTTGACCGGGACCTTCCCATTCGCAAGGACATCGATACTTATCTCAAAGAGAATGGTGCAGAAGTCGATGTCGTGATGAATTTCGACAACATGCAGATGGTGAAGGAAGCGGTGGAACTCGGAAGCGGGGTGAGCATTGTGCCGCGCGCAATGATTGAGAAAGAACTCGATGAAGGCCGCGTGAAGGCGGCGGAGCTGAGTCCCAGCCTCATTCGGCCTTTAGGCATCATCCACCGGCGCAACTCCAAGATGAGCCGCGCCGTGAAGGCGTTTCTGGACCTGTTGCAGGAACACGCCGAACTCAAGTAG
- a CDS encoding ABC transporter ATP-binding protein, with product MSTSPSTVIQLDNLSVNLGGRLILNQLTVELKGRTIGLLGPNGAGKSTLINTLLGFYAPSSGTARIFGHEVRAETRLVRSLIGYMPENDSFIADMNAVTFIRMMAELSGLPSEAALERAHECLFYVGLGEARYRKLGTYSLGMKQLAKLAQAIVHGPKLVILDEPTNGLDPPARRRMLKMIREMRDNAGMRIVLCSHLLRDVEDTCEEVIILKGGSIVHYADLEEERRANKRFVELETVGDDEGFATAMEQLGATCAMAGKGRWKMVLPPEFNFRELYQVAADKDLELRRLNYRKDTLEDIFLKAMAQ from the coding sequence ATGAGCACTTCTCCGAGTACAGTCATACAACTGGACAATCTATCTGTAAATCTCGGCGGCCGATTGATTCTCAATCAATTGACCGTCGAGCTCAAAGGCAGAACCATTGGATTGCTGGGGCCGAATGGCGCCGGCAAATCGACACTCATCAATACTTTGCTCGGCTTCTACGCGCCGTCCTCCGGGACGGCGCGTATCTTTGGGCATGAAGTCCGCGCGGAGACTCGCCTGGTGCGCTCTCTGATCGGGTACATGCCGGAGAACGATTCCTTCATTGCCGATATGAACGCGGTCACCTTCATTCGCATGATGGCCGAGCTGTCCGGATTGCCCTCGGAAGCCGCGCTTGAGCGGGCACATGAATGTCTGTTCTATGTCGGCCTGGGGGAAGCGCGCTACCGCAAGCTGGGCACTTACTCGCTGGGTATGAAGCAGTTGGCAAAGCTGGCGCAGGCCATTGTGCACGGGCCGAAACTCGTGATTCTCGATGAGCCCACCAATGGCCTCGATCCGCCCGCCCGGCGGCGGATGCTGAAGATGATTCGCGAGATGCGCGACAACGCCGGCATGCGCATTGTCCTGTGTTCGCATCTGCTGCGAGACGTGGAGGACACCTGCGAAGAAGTCATCATTCTCAAAGGCGGCTCGATCGTTCATTATGCGGACCTCGAAGAGGAACGCCGGGCGAACAAGCGCTTTGTCGAATTGGAAACCGTGGGCGATGACGAAGGATTTGCCACCGCGATGGAACAACTGGGAGCCACCTGCGCCATGGCGGGCAAGGGCCGCTGGAAGATGGTGCTGCCGCCGGAGTTCAACTTTCGCGAGTTGTATCAAGTTGCGGCCGACAAAGATCTCGAACTCCGCCGCCTCAACTATCGTAAAGACACTTTGGAAGACATCTTCTTGAAGGCTATGGCCCAATAA
- a CDS encoding glutamate synthase subunit beta, with amino-acid sequence MGKHTGFLEIQREIAQRRPVPDRVKDWREVYEKFPLAKVREQGARCMDCGVPFCHTGCPLNNLIPDWNDLVYRDRWQDAIRQLHATNNFPEFTGRLCPAPCESACVLGINEAPVSIKQVEKSIIDHAFESGWIVPELPTTRTGKKVAIIGSGPAGLAAAQQLNRAGHTVTVIERDPGLGGLLRFGIPDFKMEKHHIDRRIEQLQAEGIKFLIGVNVGVDMDFAEIRKEYDATLLAIGAEQHRDVKVPGRHLKGIYYAMDYLPQANKVVGGLPVENQILATGKNVIIIGGGDTGADCLGTATRQGAKSIRQFMIHQRPPDERAESTPWPLWPVMYREEPAHEENGLREFAVATTSFTGDDEGNVKHLHGVRVGSAPGFEPVKNSEFTLDAELVLIAIGFAGVRRPGLIEKTGARLDARGNIVTKDNYETSLDGVFAAGDARRGASLIVWAIAEGRRAARAIDERLVGSSQLPN; translated from the coding sequence ATGGGTAAGCATACTGGCTTCCTCGAAATCCAACGGGAGATCGCCCAGCGGCGCCCGGTCCCCGATCGCGTCAAGGATTGGCGCGAAGTCTATGAGAAGTTCCCGCTCGCCAAAGTGCGCGAGCAAGGCGCCCGTTGCATGGATTGCGGAGTGCCCTTCTGCCACACCGGGTGTCCGCTCAACAACCTGATCCCCGACTGGAACGACCTCGTCTATCGGGATCGCTGGCAAGATGCCATCCGGCAGCTCCATGCGACCAACAACTTCCCGGAGTTCACCGGCCGCCTCTGCCCGGCTCCGTGCGAATCGGCTTGTGTCCTGGGCATCAATGAAGCCCCCGTATCGATCAAGCAAGTGGAAAAATCGATCATCGACCATGCGTTTGAATCCGGCTGGATTGTCCCGGAACTGCCCACCACCCGCACCGGTAAGAAAGTCGCGATCATCGGGTCCGGTCCTGCCGGTCTCGCGGCCGCACAACAGTTGAATCGCGCGGGCCACACCGTCACCGTCATCGAACGCGACCCCGGCCTCGGCGGTCTGCTGCGATTTGGGATCCCCGACTTCAAGATGGAGAAGCACCACATCGATCGCCGTATCGAACAGCTTCAGGCCGAGGGCATCAAGTTCCTGATTGGCGTCAACGTTGGCGTCGATATGGACTTCGCCGAAATCCGCAAGGAATACGATGCGACATTGCTCGCCATTGGCGCAGAACAGCATCGCGATGTCAAAGTGCCTGGCCGCCATCTCAAGGGCATTTACTATGCGATGGACTACCTGCCACAAGCCAATAAAGTAGTTGGCGGACTCCCGGTTGAAAATCAGATTCTCGCCACCGGCAAGAATGTTATTATCATCGGCGGCGGCGACACCGGTGCAGACTGCCTCGGAACGGCAACCCGTCAAGGCGCCAAGTCCATCCGCCAGTTCATGATCCACCAGCGTCCGCCCGACGAGCGCGCGGAATCCACACCCTGGCCTCTCTGGCCGGTCATGTATCGCGAAGAACCAGCGCATGAGGAAAACGGGCTCCGGGAGTTTGCGGTGGCCACCACCAGTTTCACAGGCGATGACGAAGGCAACGTCAAGCATCTCCATGGTGTCCGTGTCGGGAGTGCTCCTGGCTTTGAACCCGTCAAGAATAGCGAGTTCACACTGGATGCGGAGTTGGTTCTGATCGCCATTGGCTTCGCGGGAGTGCGCCGGCCTGGGTTGATCGAGAAGACCGGAGCGCGTCTCGATGCGCGCGGCAACATTGTGACGAAGGACAACTATGAGACGAGTCTCGATGGGGTCTTCGCCGCAGGCGATGCCCGTCGCGGCGCCTCGCTCATTGTTTGGGCCATCGCGGAAGGCCGCCGGGCCGCCCGCGCGATCGACGAACGGCTGGTGGGAAGCAGCCAGCTTCCCAATTAA
- a CDS encoding ABC transporter ATP-binding protein, producing the protein MADTQTIVFEDVSRFYGEVLGVNRVNLTIPPGITSLVGPNGSGKTTLMNMMTGLVRPSKGRITVCGLAPDQPEKLFRILGYCTQFDSFPRGYTGFQFVNASLLLQGMPAAEAEAKAWKAIEKVNLVDAAPRKVAAYSKGMRQRIRLAQSIAHDPQVLILDEPLNGLDPLVRSETIALFREQAERGAHVIVSSHVLHEVDMISDQVILLANGYVVAEGAIRGVREEISDRPHQIIIRCDKPSFLASKLFEQDYIVEVRIHQDRQGLLVKTTDAARFHKLLNHLVLGGIHVETIAPADDDVNSLYEYLIGDEGGH; encoded by the coding sequence ATGGCCGATACTCAAACAATTGTTTTTGAGGATGTCTCCCGCTTCTATGGAGAAGTGCTGGGCGTCAATCGAGTGAATCTGACAATTCCGCCCGGCATTACCAGTCTGGTGGGCCCGAACGGCAGCGGGAAGACAACGCTCATGAATATGATGACCGGCCTGGTCCGTCCCTCGAAAGGCCGCATCACCGTATGCGGGCTTGCGCCGGACCAACCGGAAAAGCTGTTTCGCATCCTGGGCTATTGCACGCAGTTCGATTCTTTTCCGCGAGGCTATACAGGCTTTCAATTTGTCAACGCTTCCCTGCTCCTGCAAGGGATGCCGGCCGCCGAAGCGGAAGCGAAAGCCTGGAAGGCCATCGAGAAGGTGAATCTGGTGGATGCCGCGCCGCGTAAGGTTGCTGCTTATTCAAAGGGCATGCGGCAGCGCATCCGGCTGGCACAATCGATCGCTCACGATCCCCAAGTGCTCATTCTCGATGAGCCGCTCAATGGGCTCGACCCGCTGGTGCGTTCAGAGACGATCGCGCTATTCCGTGAGCAGGCAGAACGCGGGGCGCATGTCATCGTCTCCAGCCACGTCCTGCACGAAGTGGATATGATCTCCGATCAGGTCATCCTGCTCGCCAATGGCTATGTCGTCGCCGAAGGTGCCATCCGCGGCGTTCGGGAAGAAATTAGCGACCGCCCCCACCAGATCATCATTCGCTGCGACAAGCCCTCGTTCCTGGCGAGCAAGCTCTTTGAGCAGGATTATATTGTCGAAGTGCGCATCCATCAGGATCGCCAGGGGCTCCTCGTCAAGACCACCGATGCCGCACGCTTTCATAAGCTGCTCAACCATCTGGTGCTGGGTGGGATCCACGTTGAAACCATCGCGCCCGCTGACGATGACGTGAACTCACTGTATGAGTATCTGATCGGCGATGAAGGAGGCCACTAA
- the gltB gene encoding glutamate synthase large subunit produces MNDVPRSAMLRGLPEAQGLYDPARERDACGLGFVANIKGERSHDIIEKGIQILINLTHRGACGCDPDTGDGAGILIQIPHKFFARECPNFGFSIPQPGEYGVGMVFLPVQRTQRLQCEGIIERVTREEGLTVLGWRDTPIDSNAIGRLARDSQPYIQQIFIGRTSEMSEDELERRLFCIRKRVENEIANSEIRDRDFFYLPSLSCRTIIYKGLLLAPQIANFYKELKDADVESALCLVHQRFSTNTFPTWQLAHPFRYMCHNGEINTVRGNINWMHARQAVLASDRFGKIDRLFPIVTPSGSDSSSLDNVVEFLTLGGRELPHVMAMLMPEAWDQDTAMEPSKKAFYEYHASLMEPWDGPAAVAFTDGRLIGATLDRNGLRPARYMVTHDGLLIMASETGVLPVEPEEIKYKGRLQPGKMLLADLTAGRIIPDEEVKQMLSSRQPYREWLDKQQINLRQLPAPPRWHQTDFHTILPRQRAFGYTEEDLRMIMLPMASGGEEPIGSMGTDTPLACLSDKPQPLFNYFKQLFAQVTNPPIDPIREELVMSLTSYIGTERNILEETPEHCHTLKLNHPILTNHDLEQLRNVRWGEFLATTLPTLFDANGSEQDLEESLDRLCRRASQAITKGYRLLILSDRGVDENSAPIPSLLALTAVHNHLVREGTRSMVALIVESGEPREIMHFCLLIGYGASAINPYLAIETLEDMGQRHLLPEGLTFEQALKNYKKAIGKGLLKVFSKMGISTLQSYRGAQIFEAVGLNKNFVRKYFTGTATRIEGVGLEVIAREAKMKHEFAYRPMSSFATDLDQGGNYHFRVNGEFHSINPDSVTKLQHAVRQNNFATFEQYSKTIDEQNQHLCTLRGLMEFQYADVPLSIDDVEPATEIVKRFATGAMSFGSISKEAHETLAIAMNRIGGRSNTGEGGEDAARYQHDANGDWRRSAIKQVASGRFGVTTEYLVNAEELQIKVAQGAKPGEGGQLPGHKIDENIARVRFAVPGVSLISPPPHHDIYSIEDLAQLIYDLKNVNPDARISVKLVSENGVGTVAAGVAKAHADVILISGDTGGTGASPLTSLKHAGSPWELGLAETQQTLVMNDLRSRVRIQVDGKLQTGRDVAIGALLGAEEFGFSTAPLIAMGCIMMRKCHLNTCPVGIATQNPELRKKFEGTPENVINFFFFIAEELRQIMAKLGFRTVQEMIGRVDKLDTRRSIHHWKASSLNFKALFYNPAVPQRVARHCTTSQDHGLNEALDYELIEHAKEALEHGKRVEFELPIRNTHRTVGAMLSGQIAKRYGHEGLPPDTINFEFHGSAGQSFGAFLSRGVSMRLEGDANDYIGKGLSGGSISVYPPKNSTFPPEDNILIGNTALYGATSGQAFFNGRAGERFCVRNSGATAVVEGVGDHGCEYMTKGLVLVLGSTGRNFGAGMSGGIAYVYDADGKFRSTLCNKASVDLDPVDSQEDINLLRQLLELHEQHTGSPKAAAVLADFGQYLPHFVKVFPHEFKKTIGTTKLALPKLTKARKEVIHG; encoded by the coding sequence ATGAATGATGTCCCTCGGTCCGCCATGCTGCGCGGACTTCCTGAAGCCCAAGGCCTCTATGATCCCGCCCGAGAGCGCGATGCCTGTGGCCTTGGCTTTGTTGCAAACATTAAAGGCGAACGGTCCCACGACATCATCGAGAAGGGGATTCAGATCCTCATCAACCTCACGCATCGTGGTGCTTGCGGTTGCGATCCCGACACGGGTGATGGCGCCGGTATCCTGATTCAGATTCCGCATAAGTTCTTTGCCCGCGAGTGCCCGAATTTTGGATTTTCCATTCCCCAGCCCGGCGAATACGGTGTCGGCATGGTCTTTCTGCCCGTGCAACGCACCCAGCGGCTGCAGTGTGAAGGCATCATCGAGAGAGTGACGCGCGAAGAGGGCCTGACGGTTCTCGGCTGGCGCGATACGCCGATCGATTCCAACGCAATCGGGCGCCTGGCTCGCGATTCGCAGCCTTATATCCAGCAGATTTTTATTGGCCGCACCAGCGAAATGTCCGAAGACGAGCTCGAACGCCGTCTGTTCTGCATTCGCAAGCGGGTTGAGAACGAGATCGCAAACTCCGAGATTCGCGACCGCGACTTCTTCTATCTCCCCTCACTCTCCTGCCGAACCATCATCTACAAGGGCCTTCTGCTTGCGCCGCAGATTGCGAATTTCTACAAGGAACTGAAGGATGCCGACGTTGAGAGCGCGCTCTGCCTGGTGCACCAGCGCTTCTCCACCAACACCTTCCCCACCTGGCAACTGGCACATCCCTTCCGCTATATGTGCCACAACGGGGAGATCAATACGGTACGCGGCAACATCAATTGGATGCACGCCCGTCAGGCGGTGCTCGCCAGTGACCGCTTTGGCAAGATCGACCGGCTCTTTCCCATCGTCACGCCCTCTGGCAGCGATTCGTCCTCTCTGGATAACGTCGTCGAATTCCTCACGCTCGGCGGCCGGGAACTCCCGCACGTCATGGCGATGCTCATGCCCGAGGCCTGGGACCAGGACACGGCGATGGAGCCGTCCAAGAAGGCTTTCTACGAATACCACGCCTCACTGATGGAGCCCTGGGACGGCCCCGCCGCGGTGGCCTTCACCGATGGGCGGCTCATTGGCGCTACGCTTGATCGCAACGGCCTGCGCCCCGCGCGCTACATGGTCACTCACGACGGCCTGCTGATCATGGCGTCTGAAACCGGCGTATTGCCAGTGGAGCCCGAAGAGATCAAGTACAAGGGCCGCCTGCAGCCCGGCAAGATGTTGCTCGCCGACCTCACCGCCGGCCGCATCATCCCCGACGAGGAAGTCAAGCAGATGCTCTCCTCACGCCAGCCCTACCGCGAGTGGCTCGACAAACAGCAGATCAATCTGCGCCAGTTGCCTGCCCCGCCGCGCTGGCACCAGACCGACTTTCACACCATCCTGCCCCGGCAGCGCGCCTTCGGTTACACCGAAGAAGATCTGCGCATGATCATGTTGCCCATGGCCTCGGGGGGCGAAGAACCCATCGGCAGCATGGGCACCGACACGCCGCTCGCCTGCTTGAGCGACAAGCCGCAGCCACTCTTCAATTACTTCAAACAACTCTTTGCGCAGGTCACCAATCCTCCGATTGACCCGATCCGCGAAGAATTGGTGATGTCGCTCACCAGCTACATTGGCACCGAGCGCAACATTCTCGAAGAGACACCTGAGCACTGCCATACGCTCAAGCTCAATCACCCGATCCTGACCAACCACGATCTCGAACAGCTTCGTAATGTGCGTTGGGGAGAGTTCCTTGCCACCACCTTGCCCACCCTGTTCGATGCGAATGGGTCGGAGCAGGATCTGGAGGAGTCGCTCGACCGTCTCTGCCGCCGCGCCTCGCAGGCGATTACCAAAGGCTATCGCCTGTTGATCCTCTCCGACCGTGGCGTCGATGAGAACTCGGCGCCGATTCCTTCGCTGCTGGCCCTCACGGCCGTACACAACCATCTCGTGCGCGAAGGCACCCGCTCGATGGTCGCACTCATTGTCGAGTCGGGCGAACCGCGCGAGATCATGCACTTCTGTCTCTTGATCGGCTATGGCGCCAGCGCAATCAATCCCTATCTCGCCATCGAAACGCTCGAAGACATGGGACAGAGACATCTCCTGCCCGAAGGCCTCACCTTTGAACAGGCGCTGAAGAATTACAAAAAGGCGATTGGCAAGGGCTTGCTCAAAGTCTTCTCCAAGATGGGCATCTCGACGCTGCAGTCGTATCGCGGCGCTCAGATCTTTGAAGCCGTCGGACTCAACAAGAACTTCGTCAGGAAGTACTTCACCGGCACCGCAACACGTATCGAGGGCGTAGGCCTTGAGGTTATTGCCCGCGAAGCGAAGATGAAGCACGAGTTTGCTTATCGCCCGATGAGCAGCTTTGCCACAGATCTCGATCAGGGTGGCAACTATCACTTCCGGGTCAACGGCGAGTTCCACTCGATCAATCCCGATTCGGTGACGAAGCTCCAGCACGCGGTGCGGCAGAATAACTTCGCCACCTTCGAGCAGTACTCGAAAACGATCGACGAACAGAACCAACACCTGTGCACATTGCGTGGACTGATGGAGTTCCAGTATGCCGACGTGCCACTTTCGATTGATGACGTGGAACCGGCAACGGAGATCGTCAAACGTTTTGCCACCGGCGCGATGAGCTTCGGCAGCATTTCAAAAGAAGCACACGAAACGCTCGCCATCGCCATGAACCGCATCGGCGGCCGCTCCAATACCGGCGAAGGTGGCGAGGACGCCGCACGCTACCAGCACGATGCAAATGGCGATTGGCGCCGCAGTGCGATCAAGCAGGTGGCCAGCGGCCGCTTCGGCGTCACCACGGAGTATCTGGTGAACGCAGAGGAGCTCCAGATCAAGGTGGCCCAAGGAGCCAAGCCCGGCGAGGGCGGACAGCTCCCCGGCCATAAGATCGATGAAAACATCGCCCGCGTCCGCTTTGCCGTACCCGGCGTGAGCCTCATCTCCCCCCCGCCCCATCACGACATCTATTCGATCGAAGATCTCGCACAGTTGATTTACGATCTGAAGAACGTCAATCCGGATGCGCGCATCTCGGTGAAGCTCGTCAGCGAAAACGGTGTCGGCACCGTGGCGGCAGGCGTCGCCAAGGCTCATGCCGACGTCATCCTGATTTCGGGGGACACCGGCGGCACCGGCGCCAGCCCTCTCACCAGCCTCAAGCACGCCGGCTCCCCCTGGGAGTTGGGTCTGGCGGAAACCCAGCAGACTCTGGTGATGAACGACCTGCGCAGCCGTGTCCGCATTCAAGTGGACGGCAAGCTGCAGACCGGACGCGATGTCGCCATCGGGGCCTTGCTGGGAGCCGAAGAGTTTGGCTTCTCCACGGCGCCGCTCATCGCGATGGGTTGCATCATGATGCGCAAATGCCACCTCAACACTTGCCCGGTTGGCATCGCAACGCAGAATCCCGAGTTACGCAAGAAGTTTGAAGGCACGCCCGAGAACGTCATCAACTTCTTCTTCTTTATTGCGGAAGAGTTGCGCCAGATCATGGCAAAGCTGGGCTTCCGGACCGTGCAGGAGATGATCGGCCGTGTCGATAAGCTCGACACCCGCCGCAGCATCCATCACTGGAAGGCTTCCAGCCTCAACTTCAAAGCTTTGTTCTACAACCCGGCAGTGCCACAGCGTGTCGCCCGCCACTGCACCACTTCCCAGGATCATGGTCTGAATGAAGCACTGGACTATGAGCTGATCGAGCATGCCAAAGAGGCACTCGAGCATGGCAAGCGAGTCGAGTTCGAGCTCCCCATTCGCAACACCCATCGCACGGTGGGCGCAATGCTCTCCGGACAGATTGCAAAGCGCTACGGTCACGAAGGGCTGCCACCAGACACGATCAACTTCGAATTCCACGGCAGCGCTGGCCAGAGCTTCGGGGCCTTCCTTTCACGAGGTGTCTCGATGCGTCTGGAGGGCGATGCCAACGATTACATCGGCAAGGGCCTCTCCGGCGGCAGCATTAGCGTGTATCCACCCAAGAACAGCACCTTCCCGCCCGAGGACAACATCCTCATCGGAAATACAGCGCTCTACGGCGCAACCAGCGGCCAGGCCTTCTTCAACGGCCGCGCGGGAGAACGCTTCTGTGTCAGAAATTCCGGAGCCACAGCCGTCGTGGAAGGCGTTGGCGATCATGGCTGTGAGTACATGACCAAAGGTCTTGTTCTGGTCCTTGGCTCCACTGGCCGTAACTTCGGCGCAGGAATGTCCGGCGGCATCGCCTATGTCTATGATGCCGATGGAAAGTTCCGTTCGACGCTTTGCAACAAAGCGAGCGTTGATCTCGATCCGGTCGACTCCCAGGAAGATATCAATCTGCTCAGGCAGCTTCTCGAGCTTCATGAGCAACACACCGGCAGCCCGAAGGCTGCTGCAGTGCTGGCGGACTTTGGGCAGTACCTTCCCCACTTTGTGAAGGTCTTCCCCCACGAATTCAAGAAAACAATTGGGACAACCAAACTCGCCCTGCCCAAGCTGACCAAAGCGAGAAAAGAGGTGATCCATGGGTAA
- a CDS encoding IS481 family transposase: MSDNQKLIKARIGLLQLAQELGNIKAACQRAGISRSHFYEIKEAYEKHGADGLEPRQRRTPRMPNQTAPELEKQILEMTAQYPTYSYIRIADQLRLVGIGVSAPAVRGVWVRHGITLRLQRLLWLDKKTATEGGVLTEQAKRLLQKHQGRNVDPEQHIAAPHSGYLLCQDTYFVGTIKGVGKVYMQTVIDAHCSQAFAKVYLSKMPITAADTLNDRVIPFYDDEKVGIERLLTDNGREYCGLEARHPFEIYLAINQIRHKRTQIASPQSNGFCERFHRTIKEEFYSIKFRQKIYQSVAELQDDLDAYLSFYNRQRPHHGYRTQGRTPYQAFLDGKIAQAQPMAA; this comes from the coding sequence ATGAGCGACAACCAGAAGCTTATCAAAGCGCGCATTGGACTGCTCCAACTCGCCCAGGAATTGGGCAACATCAAGGCCGCCTGCCAACGAGCCGGCATCAGCCGCAGCCACTTCTACGAGATCAAGGAAGCCTACGAGAAGCACGGAGCCGACGGGCTTGAGCCGAGGCAGCGCCGAACGCCTCGAATGCCGAATCAAACTGCGCCTGAGCTCGAAAAACAGATCCTTGAGATGACGGCACAGTATCCGACCTACAGTTACATCCGCATTGCCGACCAGCTTCGTTTGGTCGGCATCGGTGTCTCTGCCCCCGCCGTCCGAGGGGTCTGGGTACGGCACGGCATCACTCTCCGGCTCCAGCGCCTGCTCTGGCTGGACAAGAAGACCGCCACCGAAGGCGGCGTGCTGACGGAGCAAGCCAAGCGGCTCCTGCAGAAGCATCAGGGCCGAAACGTTGACCCGGAACAACATATCGCTGCACCGCATTCTGGCTATCTGCTTTGCCAGGACACTTACTTTGTAGGCACGATCAAAGGCGTCGGCAAGGTCTACATGCAGACGGTCATTGACGCACACTGCTCGCAAGCCTTCGCCAAGGTCTATCTCAGCAAGATGCCGATCACTGCGGCAGACACACTGAATGATCGAGTCATCCCCTTCTATGACGATGAGAAGGTGGGGATCGAGCGGTTGCTCACCGACAATGGCCGCGAGTACTGTGGACTCGAAGCTCGTCATCCCTTCGAGATCTATCTGGCGATTAACCAGATCCGCCACAAGAGAACGCAGATCGCTTCCCCTCAATCCAACGGCTTCTGTGAGCGCTTCCATCGCACGATCAAGGAGGAGTTTTACAGCATCAAGTTCCGGCAAAAGATCTATCAGTCTGTGGCTGAATTACAAGATGATCTGGACGCCTATCTGAGCTTCTACAATCGCCAGCGACCCCATCATGGATATCGGACTCAAGGCCGAACGCCATACCAGGCTTTCCTCGATGGGAAAATCGCCCAGGCGCAACCTATGGCAGCATGA